A window from Montipora capricornis isolate CH-2021 chromosome 7, ASM3666992v2, whole genome shotgun sequence encodes these proteins:
- the LOC138056028 gene encoding adenosine receptor A2a-like, whose translation MAAVRGIVDYWNMTSEEALVQVWLNIDNAVLATITFPMTAFGNFLVVLSVWMDPLRKLRSSPSNFIIFSMALADLLVGLVTSPLHAFLAWALLHKYTNASFGFSKFFATLINISVGDILLLSIDRFFAVVTPLQYRAKVTSKRVCIVSVALWIYFLLFGIVFSLLRKHYALMETLYNVQIFCILICIVVINVFTLYRFHKYSHSTKALDEQHAGVSRQMILQRERTVSKAIAIVISAFLLCFIPWFIVQIIIYICLTCNLSLLILYFIAAAVMYVNSAINPFLYAWRLPKYKQTFKHILKKRTCCGRYETREAVDHVEDTRL comes from the coding sequence atggcggctgttcGAGGTATCGTTGACTATTGGAACATGACAAGTGAAGAAGCTTTGGTTCAAGTTTGGCTCAATATCGATAATGCTGTTCTGGCGACAATCACTTTTCCAATGACAGCTTTTGGAAATTTTCTAGTCGTTTTATCGGTTTGGATGGACCCTCTTCGGAAACTTCGATCTTCGCCTTCGAACTTTATCATCTTCTCAATGGCTCTTGCAGATCTTTTGGTTGGTCTTGTTACTTCTCCACTCCATGCCTTTTTGGCTTGGGCTTTATTGCACAAGTACACCAACGCATCATTTGGGTTTTCAAAGTTCTTTGCAACGCTAATAAACATAAGTGTAGGTGATATACTTCTTCTCAGCATTGACAGATTCTTTGCTGTGGTGACTCCTCTGCAGTATCGAGCCAAAGTGACTAGTAAACGAGTCTGCATCGTTTCTGTCGCGCTTTGGATTTATTTCTTATTGTTTGGGATTGTGTTCTCGTTGTTGCGAAAGCATTATGCGCTAATGGAAACTCTTTATAATGTACAAATCTTCTGTATTCTCATCTGCATCGTGGTCATCAACGTTTTCACTTTGTACCGCTTTCACAAGTATTCACACAGCACCAAAGCACTGGATGAGCAGCATGCAGGGGTATCTCGCCAAATGATACTCCAGAGAGAAAGGACCGTGAGCAAAGCTATTGCAATTGTCATCTCTGCATTTTTATTGTGCTTCATTCCTTGGTTCATAGTACAGATAATAATATACATTTGCTTAACATGCAATTTGTCGTTGTTGATACTTTATTTTATCGCTGCCGCTGTCATGTACGTGAATTCTGCAATCAATCCATTTTTGTACGCTTGGAGACTTCCTaaatataaacagacattcaAGCACATCTTAAAAAAGCGAACATGTTGCGGAAGGTATGAAACAAGGGAGGCCGTGGATCATGTTGAAGATACAAGGCTTTGA
- the LOC138057989 gene encoding uncharacterized protein — MWHQPRGGRIVAEPIMNCVFANSSTDRAGTRKRLPVTCKLYDARSKILKSEGWRRETVLWMCSEMNKREKKPPCSYLLADQEAPANVNTVFGNVPIGSILSYQLKDLKEDAVLFSIDRPPDQVVATENEIILSFPDLPSTLCTATPFAPPDNLPTDQSQFLSKLNLNLETAQKVEKKTVKQSCDPEWFALRKLRLTASNYGLVVNRKKQPTEVFLRNIFQPKDLSNVASIKHGKQNESIARTLYAHEMQKRNTKFTVYEAGLVKNPSLPYLGASPDGKVFDPTDKEPFGLLEIKAPFAWRNSTFLEACKDSNFMCHIVDGKPQLKVQHKSGYYAQIQGQLALSGLPWCDFIVFLTGSRMFKGFTLMYCTGGRRSFLSCMHFILTMPYLIFTD; from the coding sequence ATGTGGCATCAACCCCGAGGTGGCCGCATTGTAGCTGAGCCAATTATGAATTGTGTATTTGCCAATTCAAGCACTGACCGAGCTGGGACAAGAAAGAGATTGCCAGTTACGTGTAAACTTTACGACGCAAGatccaaaattttgaaatctgaagGATGGAGAAGAGAGACAGTTCTATGGATGTGTAGTGAAATGaacaaaagagagaagaaacCTCCATGCTCGTACTTATTAGCTGATCAAGAGGCACCCGCCAATGTAAACACAGTCTTCGGAAATGTCCCGATTGGCTCGATTTTGAGCTATCAACTGAAGGACCTTAAGGAAGATGCTGTCTTGTTTAGTATTGATCGACCACCTGATCAAGTAGTTGCCACAGAAAATGAAATTATACTTTCATTTCCTGATCTGCCCAGTACACTTTGTACAGCCACACCCTTCGCACCCCCAGACAATTTACCCACAGATCAGTCACAGTTTCTTTCCAAACTAAATTTGAACCTAGAGACTGCACAGAAAGTTGAGAAGAAGACAGTGAAACAGTCTTGTGATCCTGAATGGTTTGCTCTCAGAAAATTAAGGTTGACTGCATCTAACTATGGGCTTGTTGTAAATAGAAAAAAGCAGCCAACTGAGGTGTTCCTTAGGAATATCTTTCAACCAAAAGATCTGTCAAATGTTGCCTCCATAAAACATGGCAAGCAAAATGAATCAATAGCCCGAACTCTGTATGCTCATGAGATGCAAAAAAGGAACACGAAGTTCACTGTGTATGAAGCAGGACTGGTCAAAAATCCCTCCCTACCTTATTTGGGTGCCTCACCAGATGGAAAAGTCTTTGATCCTACTGACAAGGAACCATTTGGTCTCCTGGAGATAAAGGCACCTTTTGCCTGGAGAAACAGCACCTTCCTTGAGGCTTGCAAAGATAGTAATTTCATGTGTCATATTGTAGATGGAAAGCCTCAGTTAAAAGTACAACACAAATCTGGCTACTATGCCCAAATTCAAGGTCAACTGGCCTTATCAGGATTACCATGGTGTGATTTTATTGTCTTCCTGACAGGATCTAGGATGTTCAAAGGATTTACTTTGATGTACTGTACTGGGGGCAGGAGGTCCTTCCTAAGTTGCATGCATTTTATTTTAACCATGCCTTACCTTATCTTTACAGACTAG
- the LOC138056026 gene encoding uncharacterized protein, translating to MTIYSNTKLREIQMGKAVRLNGMVKNPFSMSIPIEKKAFGVYERISRVVYLLAWSLIQIEALPDTSQKGRAANQVVWTSRIKRDPTKDFKITPSSKVCSAHFLEEDYKFINSHNKRLKDDACPSVFSWTEKVQERALPAKRAKLDEERRKLEEEETETASEGEGYFETVDKQRVNRGIQVNLEVECPHTMSLRILKSKCTTQKIEIELFSHYTGFRSYSQFMEFLEFVLPGQKRSKLVYWGMARAKANIIDTALLFGAQNNTQDSESDDVNSENDDEDLDNGDEQVTKDHQLDIEDEFLMFMMRLRLGLTITDLSFRFSLSKATVSIILTTWLNYLFIHLGHLKIWPHRNVLVSHMPKDFEEKYPNNVCIIDCTELKIQVPSSLVKQSQSYSNYKSTNTLKSLVGVDAKGGFIFISQLYTGSLNLLAQKVSLGEVLPGDAIMADKGFDIGSELSKLKLKWNIPPFLGSDTQFEESDVIKTQTIAQHRIHVERAIGKVRRFAIFSSPLPVAMLGSVNQLWSVCCLISNFMDPILE from the exons aTGACCATTTACTCGAATACTAAG CTTCGTGAAATACAAATGGGAAAAGCTGTCAGGCTGAACGGAATGGTCAAGAATCCGTTCAGTATGAGTATTCCGATTGAAAAAAAGGCATTTGGCGTCTACGAAAGGATCTCGCGTGTCGTATATCTCCTTGCATGGTCTCTCATCCAGATAGAAGCCCTACCCGACACTTCTCAAAAAGGAAGAGCAGCAAATCAAGTG GTCTGGACCTCTAGAATAAAAAGAGACCCgacgaaagacttcaaaataaccCCGAGTTCAAAAGTCTGCTCTGCTCACTTTTTAGAAGAGGATTACAAATTTATAAACAGTCATAATAAAAGACTCAAGGATGATGCTTGCCCGTCTGTATTTTCGTGGACGGAAAAGGTGCAAGAGAGGGCATTACCAGCTAAACGAGCTAAACTAGACGAGGAAAGGAGAAAACTTGAGGAAGAGGAAACAGAAACAGCCTCAGAAGGGGAAGGATATTTTGAAACAGTGGACAAACAGCGTGTGAATAGGGGTATTCAAGTTAATTTAGAGGTTGAATGTCCCCACACGATGTCACTGAGAATCTTGAAATCTAAGTGCACAACGCAAAAAATAGAAATTGAGTTGTTCTCGCATTATACGGGTTTCAGAAGTTATTCTCAGTTCATGGAATTTCTCGAATTCGTTTTACCTGGTCAAAAGAGAAGCAAATTAGTATATTGGGGTATGGCACGTGCCAAAGCCAACATCATAGATACAGCTCTATTatttggtgcacaaaacaatacgCAAGATTCAGAATCTGATGATGTTAACAGtgaaaatgatgatgaagatCTTGATAATGGGGATGAACAGGTGACAAAAGATCATCAATTAGATATTGAAGATGAATTTTTAATGTTCATGATGAGACTCAGATTAGGCCTTACTATAACTGACTTGTCATTTCGCTTTTCACTTTCCAAAGCCACGGTGAGTATCATTCTCACAACATGGTTGAATTACTTATTCATACACCTCGGGCACCTGAAGATATGGCCGCATAGAAATGTACTGGTCTCTCATATGCCCAAAGATTTtgaagaaaagtatcctaacaATGTTTGTATAATTGACTGCACTGAGCTTAAGATACAGGTACCCTCATCTCTTGTCAAACAATCCCAAAGCTATTCTAACTATAAGAGTACCAATACTCTCAAGAGTCTGGTTGGTGTAGATGCTAAGGggggtttcatctttatctccCAGTTATACACTGGATCGTTGAATTTACTGGCTCAAAAAGTATCCTTGGGGGAAGTTTTACCTGGTGATGCTATCATGGCTGATAAAGGCTTTGACATAGGATCTGAACTCAGCaaactaaaattaaaatggAATATACCACCATTTTTGGGGTCAGATACACAATTTGAAGAATCTGATGTGATAAAAACCCAAACAATTGCTCAGCATCGCATTCATGTTGAAAGGGCCATTGGCAAAGTAAGGAGGTTTGCTATTTTTTCCAGCCCCTTACCTGTGGCTATGCTTGGCTCCGTTAATCAACTGTGGTCAGTTTGTTGTTTGATTAGCAATTTTATGGATCCAATACTGGAGTAA
- the LOC138056027 gene encoding uncharacterized protein yields MELIRDAKLRFYLNKTPSLRSTDPSKWFKSIYRLCGDGGSANQVPSSENLTEIAEKLQEAFTRPWHDFTPTMAEVQPDGLSVSSPRLPSIGQVKNVLKQLNARKATAADNIPAWVFKRFAEELAARTHDIITTSIVQNKYPTMYKHALVSPVPKVHPPEKIESDFRQISVLPFMAKILEKSTDISKQGQAVN; encoded by the coding sequence ATGGAATTGATCCGTGATGCAAAATTAAGGTTCTACTTAAATAAGACCCCAAGTTTACGCTCCACTGACCCTTCTAAATGGTTTAAATCTATCTACCGTTTATGTGGTGACGGGGGAAGCGCAAATCAAGTTCCATCCTCGGAGAATCTTACTGAAATTGCTGAAAAACTCCAAGAAGCCTTCACTCGTCCATGGCACGATTTTACACCTACTATGGCCGAGGTTCAACCTGACGGTCTTTCAGTCTCTAGCCCTCGTCTACCAAGCATCGGACAggttaaaaatgttttaaaacaaCTGAATGCCAGGAAAGCGACCGCAGCCGACAATATCCCGGCCTGGGTATTCAAGCGTTTTGCTGAGGAGTTAGCAGCAAGAACACATGATATCATTACCACAAGTATTGTACAGAATAAATATCCAACCATGTATAAACACGCTTTGGTGAGCCCTGTACCCAAGGTCCATCCGCCTgaaaaaatcgaaagtgacttTAGACAAATCTCTGTACTGCCTTTTATGGcaaaaattctggaaaaaaGTACAGATATCTCTAAACAAGGACAAGCTGTCAACTAA